The following are encoded together in the Xanthomonas sacchari genome:
- a CDS encoding DUF3299 domain-containing protein, with translation MTRWILSLLALALLCGCGRKQQPDTPEKAQATAPAQPAPANDAAINPPLGDPDADGYRELDWSAMLPPAELKALENSDEAPVNHTGKRAMPQTGTYNTVAAVLARKVRLPGYVVPLDSDDAGRVREFLFVPYYGACIHVPPPPPNQIVHVRLDTPIDPPDMYSPFYLSGQLRAEILHGELAGTAYTMEQAQLHPYEKG, from the coding sequence ATGACGCGCTGGATCCTTTCCTTGCTGGCGCTTGCACTACTGTGCGGCTGCGGCCGCAAGCAGCAACCCGACACCCCGGAAAAAGCGCAGGCGACAGCGCCGGCGCAGCCAGCACCAGCCAACGACGCGGCAATCAACCCGCCGCTGGGCGATCCAGACGCCGACGGCTATCGCGAACTGGACTGGAGCGCGATGCTGCCGCCCGCCGAACTGAAGGCGCTGGAAAACAGCGACGAAGCGCCGGTCAACCACACCGGCAAGCGTGCGATGCCGCAGACCGGCACCTACAACACCGTGGCCGCCGTGCTGGCGCGCAAGGTGCGCCTGCCGGGCTACGTGGTGCCGCTGGACAGCGACGACGCCGGCCGTGTGCGCGAGTTCCTGTTCGTGCCGTACTACGGCGCCTGCATCCACGTGCCACCGCCGCCGCCGAACCAGATCGTGCATGTGCGCCTGGATACCCCGATCGACCCGCCCGACATGTACAGCCCGTTCTACCTGAGCGGCCAACTGCGCGCGGAAATCCTGCACGGCGAACTCGCCGGCACCGCCTACACGATGGAGCAGGCCCAGCTGCATCCCTATGAAAAAGGCTGA
- a CDS encoding DUF3299 domain-containing protein: MKKADRHLLLAGMLCLLAGCHGDGGKQPDATPTPSPAAKHTTAAADAAPDTVESWEQLAPANDIYQRPPPRINAAWRGDAAVMDQPAPVDDGPSVVNGMPIDHSGTQRAAQFGSSQVVKGLEGKRFALDGYVVPLESDDQGKVSELLFVPFYGACIHVPPPPPNQILHVVLRIPIDVPELWDPFHLQGRLHLADFKADIANATYEAEDATLTPVQG; this comes from the coding sequence ATGAAAAAGGCTGATCGCCATCTCCTGCTGGCTGGAATGCTGTGCCTGCTGGCGGGCTGCCACGGTGATGGCGGGAAGCAGCCGGACGCCACGCCGACACCATCACCGGCAGCAAAGCACACGACCGCAGCAGCCGACGCTGCCCCGGACACCGTCGAAAGCTGGGAACAACTGGCACCGGCAAACGACATCTACCAGCGACCACCGCCGCGGATCAACGCGGCCTGGCGCGGCGACGCCGCGGTGATGGATCAGCCGGCGCCCGTCGACGATGGCCCGTCCGTGGTCAATGGCATGCCGATCGACCATTCCGGCACCCAGCGCGCCGCCCAGTTCGGTTCGTCGCAAGTGGTGAAGGGCCTGGAAGGCAAACGCTTCGCCCTGGACGGCTACGTGGTGCCGCTGGAAAGCGACGACCAGGGCAAGGTCAGCGAACTGCTGTTCGTGCCGTTCTATGGCGCCTGCATCCACGTACCACCGCCGCCACCGAACCAGATCCTGCATGTGGTGCTGCGCATCCCCATCGACGTACCGGAGCTGTGGGACCCGTTCCACCTGCAGGGGCGGCTGCATCTGGCCGACTTCAAGGCCGATATCGCCAATGCCACCTACGAGGCGGAGGACGCCACGCTCACCCCGGTGCAGGGCTGA